From Haloglomus litoreum, the proteins below share one genomic window:
- a CDS encoding vWA domain-containing protein, whose protein sequence is MTQDNQLINLTRRQMLIGVGAVGLASAGAGLGTSALFRDTESFTGNSIVAGELDLLVDWQQHYSYWDGGMKHVFVNAHPDHDGDGEQSIEADNDAGQLKYSDFPDPEDEDSNGANIPTLGCDDIPPLSEADYGVDPITGERNETLVQLRDVKPGDMGEITFSLHLCDNPGYIWMQAGNVSQDGGTAAEPELIVDPDNLGDLGQAIQATLWYDEDCDNVYDPEAPADIMLTLDFSGSMLYRRFGGVVSEDSIDVDGDGSADYPETTKIDLVEKGARQFIEYLQAQGADVTVGVAYFDGDQQGDTAPRVGILEPLTANLSAVDTALSGLRQKLANVVSGGEPTTPFDGDGDPDPSAGGGIAEGTFIGEGVDAAQLELTNNGRGGVRPANLVLSDGESFNGQGSAQFSDPTESADNARAPLGSPVHTGPNSPPASIATDVFTISVGSANDAVLQAMAGPANGAGGAAAFFNDVDDPLNIPTVFGNIAAQFVGEKVIMEDSLANILAELADGNGIPLDGNRATIYDELSDPATDPDRDAFRGDGVMHCIALEWELPADVGNEVQGDTIGFDLGFYTEQERNNDGSGPALPA, encoded by the coding sequence ATGACTCAAGACAACCAACTGATCAACCTGACCCGGCGCCAGATGCTCATCGGCGTCGGCGCTGTCGGCCTCGCGTCCGCGGGCGCCGGACTCGGTACGTCCGCGCTGTTCCGCGACACCGAGAGCTTCACCGGCAACTCCATCGTGGCCGGCGAGCTCGACCTCCTGGTCGACTGGCAGCAGCACTACTCCTACTGGGACGGCGGGATGAAGCACGTCTTCGTCAACGCCCACCCGGACCACGACGGCGACGGCGAGCAGTCCATCGAGGCCGACAACGACGCGGGGCAGCTCAAGTACAGCGACTTCCCGGACCCGGAGGACGAGGACAGCAACGGCGCGAACATCCCGACGCTGGGCTGTGACGACATCCCGCCGCTCTCGGAGGCGGACTACGGCGTCGACCCCATCACGGGAGAGCGCAACGAGACGCTCGTCCAGCTCCGCGACGTGAAGCCGGGCGACATGGGCGAGATCACCTTCTCGCTGCACCTCTGTGACAACCCGGGCTACATCTGGATGCAGGCCGGCAACGTCAGCCAGGACGGCGGTACCGCCGCCGAGCCCGAGCTGATCGTCGACCCCGACAACCTCGGCGACCTCGGCCAGGCCATCCAGGCCACCCTCTGGTACGACGAGGACTGCGACAACGTCTACGACCCCGAAGCGCCCGCGGACATCATGCTGACGCTGGACTTCTCCGGCTCCATGCTGTACCGGCGCTTCGGCGGCGTCGTCAGCGAGGACTCCATCGACGTGGACGGCGACGGCAGTGCCGACTACCCAGAGACGACCAAGATCGACCTCGTCGAGAAGGGCGCCCGACAGTTCATCGAGTACCTGCAGGCCCAGGGCGCTGACGTGACCGTCGGCGTGGCCTACTTCGACGGGGACCAGCAGGGCGACACCGCTCCCCGCGTGGGGATCCTCGAGCCCCTGACGGCCAACCTCTCGGCGGTCGACACCGCGCTGTCGGGCCTGCGACAGAAGCTCGCCAACGTCGTGAGTGGCGGCGAGCCCACGACGCCGTTCGACGGCGACGGCGACCCCGACCCGAGCGCGGGCGGTGGCATCGCGGAGGGCACCTTCATCGGTGAGGGTGTCGACGCGGCGCAGCTCGAGCTCACCAACAACGGTCGTGGCGGCGTCCGCCCGGCGAACCTCGTCCTCTCGGACGGCGAGTCGTTCAACGGCCAGGGGAGCGCGCAGTTCTCCGACCCGACCGAGTCGGCGGACAACGCCCGTGCGCCCCTGGGGTCACCCGTCCACACGGGCCCGAACTCGCCTCCGGCCTCCATCGCGACGGACGTGTTCACCATCTCCGTCGGCAGCGCGAACGACGCGGTGCTCCAGGCCATGGCTGGCCCCGCCAACGGTGCCGGCGGGGCGGCGGCGTTCTTCAACGACGTCGACGACCCGCTGAACATCCCGACGGTGTTCGGGAACATCGCGGCGCAGTTCGTCGGCGAGAAGGTCATCATGGAGGACTCGCTCGCCAACATCCTCGCGGAGCTGGCCGACGGGAACGGCATCCCGCTCGACGGCAACCGCGCGACGATCTACGACGAACTGAGCGACCCCGCGACCGACCCGGACCGCGACGCGTTCCGCGGCGACGGCGTGATGCACTGCATCGCGCTCGAGTGGGAGCTCCCGGCCGACGTCGGCAACGAAGTGCAGGGTGACACCATCGGCTTCGACCTGGGCTTCTACACCGAGCAGGAGCGCAACAACGACGGCAGCGGTCCGGCGCTCCCCGCCTGA